The proteins below are encoded in one region of Mycobacterium shinjukuense:
- a CDS encoding DUF2694 family protein translates to MDLPGNDDYDDDLGALDFSARGAAGESSLDALDEYTPAEPADTGADLDALHGLTELQEEPELELFTVTNPQGSVSVTTMMGGIIHQVTLTDKASSMSDSALAEEIFVIADLARQKARAAQHTFMVEQMREMAGEDEQESALLHEFVGMTLNLPTPEEAAAAEAEVFATRYDVDYTARYNGDK, encoded by the coding sequence GTGGACCTGCCCGGGAACGACGACTACGACGATGACCTCGGCGCCCTGGATTTCTCCGCCCGCGGTGCGGCCGGGGAGTCTTCTCTTGACGCGCTGGACGAGTACACGCCCGCTGAGCCCGCGGACACCGGAGCCGACCTGGACGCGCTGCATGGGCTCACCGAGCTCCAGGAAGAGCCTGAGCTGGAGTTGTTCACCGTGACCAACCCCCAAGGCAGCGTGTCGGTCACGACCATGATGGGCGGCATCATCCATCAGGTCACGCTGACCGACAAGGCTTCGAGCATGAGCGACTCCGCGCTTGCCGAGGAGATTTTCGTCATCGCCGACCTGGCCCGGCAGAAGGCGCGGGCAGCCCAGCACACCTTCATGGTGGAGCAGATGCGCGAAATGGCCGGTGAGGACGAACAAGAAAGCGCCCTGCTGCATGAATTCGTCGGTATGACACTGAATTTGCCGACTCCGGAGGAGGCCGCCGCGGCCGAAGCGGAAGTGTTCGCGACCCGATACGACGTTGACTACACCGCCCGGTATAACGGTGATAAATGA